In Flavivirga abyssicola, the following are encoded in one genomic region:
- the ccsA gene encoding cytochrome c biogenesis protein CcsA yields MQNKLTNILFSTRLTAILFIVFAAAMAIGTFLDVGQETSPTPYTRNLIYNAWWFEAIMVFFLINFTGNVFRFRLYKKEKWATFILHLAFIFILLGAFITRYASFEGMMAIREGATENTFLSADTYVIGQIVGDYKINGQLQQRYLESKVDFSGRLENEFKIETDYNKQPVTIELEKFIVGAEEDIVPDENGEKYLKVVEAGGSGPHNHFLKAGEVQSIHNILFALNKPTDGAINITYNNDELTIQSPFEGEYMTMATRAQGKLVKDSLQPLILRSRYIIGNMQMVFPKPVVKGVFDVVKKSQLLKNDADGAVFKVTANGETKRVGVLGGKGINGNYKEIQVGGLDFALKYGSKVLELPFNIKLNDFEAERYPGTEKGYSAYSSKVTVLDEKEGDFDYKIFMNNILDHRGYRFFQSGFDPDEKGTILSVNHDYWGTLLTYIGYFILYFGMMAILFVKGSRFGDLKNQLKKVKVKKAKLLTVLLLCFGLNMFSQEHSANDGHNHSKPTKVQIDSILTANIVPKTHADEFGHLVIQDLGGRMMPVNTYASEMLRKLSKHDAYGDFDANQVYLSIQESPMLWYNVPIIYLKPKKADSIRKMLGIPKEDKYATLADFFTERGEYKLAPYLEEAYRAQVPNGFQKEFKEADQRVTLLYNSVEGMSLKIFPVPNDDNNKWISTYDYRHGTYKIKDSLYGNFIKNGFNVYLYTLNQAKQTGDFSEASKLLRAFKKTQRQYGAEVMLSDDKVHTEILYNKYDIFKKLFSWYMYAGSLLFILLIVQIFKDKSKALKISVTVFKFIILGLFLLHTAGLIVRWYISGHAPWSDAYESMIYVAWATMFFGLAFGRKSDLTIASTAFVTSMILMIAHWNWMDPAIANLQPVLNSYWLMIHVAVIVASYGPFTLGMILGIVSLLLMIFTTKETKEKMLLNINELTIINEMSLTVGLVMLTIGNFLGGMWANESWGRYWGWDPKETWALISIMVYAFVIHMRLVPGLRGRWFFNLMSIVAFASILMTYFGVNFYLAGLHSYASGDQIVSLKFIAIACVIVAVLGAFAYRGYAKYYKK; encoded by the coding sequence ATGCAAAATAAGCTAACCAATATTCTCTTCTCAACACGTCTTACAGCTATTTTATTTATTGTCTTTGCAGCAGCTATGGCTATAGGAACATTTTTAGATGTAGGTCAGGAGACATCGCCAACACCATATACCAGAAATTTAATTTATAATGCCTGGTGGTTTGAAGCCATTATGGTGTTTTTTCTCATAAATTTTACAGGCAATGTTTTTAGATTTAGATTGTATAAAAAAGAAAAATGGGCGACTTTTATTTTACATTTAGCCTTCATTTTTATATTGTTAGGTGCTTTTATTACAAGATATGCCAGTTTTGAAGGTATGATGGCTATTCGGGAAGGCGCTACAGAAAACACGTTTTTATCTGCAGATACTTATGTCATTGGGCAAATTGTTGGTGATTATAAAATTAATGGGCAACTACAGCAACGTTATTTAGAAAGTAAAGTTGATTTTTCTGGTAGATTGGAAAACGAGTTTAAAATTGAAACCGATTATAATAAACAACCCGTTACTATTGAATTAGAAAAGTTTATAGTTGGTGCCGAAGAAGATATTGTTCCAGACGAGAATGGAGAGAAATATTTAAAAGTAGTAGAAGCAGGTGGTAGTGGCCCTCACAATCACTTTTTAAAAGCAGGAGAGGTACAGAGTATCCACAATATTTTATTTGCATTAAATAAACCTACAGATGGTGCTATAAATATTACTTATAATAATGATGAGCTTACCATTCAATCTCCTTTTGAAGGTGAGTATATGACCATGGCTACCAGAGCACAAGGTAAATTAGTAAAAGATAGTTTACAGCCCTTAATATTGCGTTCACGTTACATTATTGGCAATATGCAGATGGTATTCCCTAAACCAGTGGTTAAAGGTGTTTTTGATGTGGTGAAGAAATCACAACTTTTAAAAAATGATGCAGATGGAGCGGTATTTAAAGTTACTGCTAATGGCGAAACAAAACGAGTAGGGGTATTGGGAGGAAAAGGTATTAATGGAAACTATAAAGAAATCCAAGTAGGTGGTTTGGACTTCGCATTAAAATATGGTTCTAAAGTGTTGGAGTTGCCATTTAATATAAAGCTAAATGATTTTGAAGCAGAACGTTATCCCGGAACAGAAAAAGGATATTCTGCGTATTCTAGCAAAGTGACGGTTTTAGATGAAAAAGAAGGTGATTTTGATTATAAAATCTTTATGAATAATATCTTAGATCATCGTGGATATCGTTTTTTTCAGTCTGGATTTGATCCCGATGAAAAAGGGACTATTTTATCCGTAAACCATGATTACTGGGGGACTTTACTTACTTACATAGGTTATTTCATACTGTATTTTGGAATGATGGCTATTCTGTTTGTGAAAGGATCTCGTTTTGGAGATTTAAAAAATCAATTAAAGAAAGTAAAAGTAAAGAAGGCAAAATTACTCACCGTATTGTTATTATGCTTTGGTTTGAATATGTTTTCTCAAGAACATTCTGCAAACGACGGGCATAACCATTCTAAGCCAACTAAAGTACAAATCGATTCTATTTTAACAGCAAACATAGTACCCAAAACCCATGCCGATGAATTTGGGCATTTGGTAATCCAAGACCTAGGTGGACGAATGATGCCTGTAAATACTTATGCGTCAGAGATGCTACGTAAGCTAAGTAAACATGATGCTTACGGCGATTTTGATGCTAATCAAGTGTACTTATCTATACAAGAAAGTCCAATGCTTTGGTATAATGTACCCATCATTTATTTGAAACCAAAGAAAGCGGATTCCATTCGAAAAATGCTAGGGATTCCTAAAGAAGATAAATATGCTACATTAGCAGACTTTTTTACCGAACGAGGCGAGTATAAACTAGCACCTTATTTGGAAGAAGCTTATAGGGCACAAGTGCCTAACGGGTTTCAAAAAGAATTTAAAGAAGCCGATCAACGTGTTACATTGTTGTACAATTCTGTAGAGGGTATGTCTTTAAAAATATTTCCAGTTCCTAATGATGACAATAACAAATGGATTTCTACTTACGATTATAGACATGGTACTTATAAAATAAAAGATTCTTTGTATGGTAATTTTATAAAGAATGGATTTAATGTTTATCTATATACATTAAATCAAGCAAAACAAACAGGAGATTTCTCTGAAGCTTCTAAGCTATTAAGAGCGTTCAAAAAAACACAACGCCAATATGGTGCTGAGGTTATGTTGAGTGATGATAAAGTACATACAGAGATTTTATATAACAAATATGATATTTTTAAGAAACTATTTAGCTGGTATATGTATGCTGGTAGTTTACTTTTTATATTACTCATTGTTCAAATTTTTAAAGATAAAAGTAAAGCCCTAAAGATCTCTGTGACTGTTTTTAAATTCATCATTCTAGGGTTGTTTCTTTTACATACAGCTGGGTTAATTGTTCGTTGGTACATATCTGGGCATGCCCCATGGAGTGATGCTTATGAATCTATGATTTATGTAGCTTGGGCAACCATGTTTTTTGGATTAGCATTTGGACGTAAAAGTGATTTAACTATTGCATCTACTGCTTTTGTAACGTCCATGATTTTAATGATTGCCCATTGGAATTGGATGGATCCAGCTATTGCAAACCTGCAACCTGTATTAAATAGTTACTGGCTTATGATACACGTTGCCGTTATTGTGGCAAGTTACGGTCCTTTTACTTTAGGGATGATTTTAGGAATCGTATCATTGTTATTAATGATCTTTACGACTAAAGAAACCAAAGAAAAAATGCTTCTAAACATTAATGAGCTTACTATTATAAATGAAATGTCTTTAACTGTTGGTTTAGTCATGCTTACTATTGGTAACTTTTTAGGTGGTATGTGGGCTAATGAAAGTTGGGGACGTTACTGGGGCTGGGACCCTAAAGAAACATGGGCGCTTATTAGTATAATGGTTTATGCCTTTGTTATTCATATGCGATTAGTCCCTGGACTTCGTGGACGTTGGTTTTTTAACTTAATGTCTATTGTAGCGTTTGCTAGTATTTTAATGACGTATTTTGGAGTTAATTTCTATTTAGCAGGTTTGCATAGTTATGCCAGTGGAGACCAAATTGTCAGTTTGAAATTTATTGCTATTGCTTGTGTTATAGTGGCCGTTCTAGGAGCTTTTGCTTACAGAGGCTATGCTAAATATTATAAGAAGTAG
- a CDS encoding HAD family hydrolase: protein MLKAVIFDMDGVIIDSEPMHNKAYHDMFNEVGIHVSDELYQSFTGQSTINICKRLCDHFNLTATPESLVALKRKYYKRFFESNSDLTLIEGVLDLIKDYHSNGLTLVLASSAAMTSINQIFERFDLNKYFVAKLSGGDLKASKPHPEIFIKAAKASGFNKDECIVIEDSTNGMKAAKAANIFCVGFDSFHSKNQDYSIADMTIKDFKEISFDKINALVPSY from the coding sequence ATGTTAAAAGCCGTTATTTTTGACATGGATGGCGTCATTATTGATAGTGAACCCATGCATAATAAAGCATATCATGATATGTTTAATGAAGTAGGTATTCATGTTTCTGATGAGCTTTATCAATCATTTACAGGCCAATCGACTATTAACATTTGCAAACGTTTATGTGATCATTTTAATTTAACAGCAACTCCTGAATCATTAGTGGCTCTAAAACGAAAATATTACAAACGTTTTTTTGAAAGTAACTCCGATTTAACTTTAATTGAAGGCGTTTTAGATTTAATCAAAGACTATCATAGTAATGGATTAACTTTAGTTTTAGCGTCTTCTGCCGCCATGACAAGTATTAATCAAATTTTTGAACGTTTTGATTTAAATAAATATTTTGTTGCTAAACTAAGTGGCGGTGATTTAAAAGCATCAAAACCGCATCCAGAAATCTTTATTAAAGCCGCAAAAGCTTCAGGGTTTAATAAAGACGAATGCATCGTTATTGAAGATTCTACTAATGGTATGAAAGCTGCAAAAGCTGCCAATATTTTTTGTGTAGGCTTTGATAGTTTTCATTCTAAAAACCAAGATTATAGCATTGCTGACATGACAATAAAAGATTTTAAAGAGATTTCCTTTGATAAAATAAACGCATTAGTTCCCTCCTATTAA
- a CDS encoding MATE family efflux transporter — MQSNKISLKQFIQYFKIAVTGKEQNFTSGSIRRAVFMLSIPMILEMLMESIFAIVDILYVSKVSVNAVATIGLTESVITLIYAVAIGLSMAATAIVARRVGEKDIKGASNAAVQVIFLGVFVAAIISVIGILYPKEILGLMGGEPDLIAEGYGYTQVLLGGNITIMLLFLINAIFRGAGDASVAMWTLILSNGLNIILDPMFIFGFGPIPAFGVEGAAIATTIGRGTAVIFQLAILFFGYSKIKVGIKDLVLRVEVMFNLIKVSLGGIGQFLIGTSSWVFLMRIMSEFGSEVLAGYTIAIRVMMFTLMPAWGMSNAAATLVGQNLGAQEPKRAELSVWKTGKYSAIFMGFVSIIYLVFAPQIIVLFNATPDVVKYGSLCLRVIAAGYIFYGYGMVVINAFNGAGDTKTPTYINFVCFWLLQLPFAYVMAITLDFGPSGVFWAITLAEILIAVVAIIWFKKGYWKTVKV, encoded by the coding sequence ATGCAATCAAATAAAATTTCTTTAAAACAATTTATTCAATATTTTAAAATAGCAGTAACAGGTAAAGAACAAAACTTTACTTCAGGAAGCATTCGTCGTGCCGTATTTATGCTATCCATTCCCATGATTTTAGAAATGCTCATGGAGTCTATTTTCGCTATTGTAGATATCCTATACGTATCTAAAGTTAGCGTCAATGCAGTAGCTACTATTGGTCTAACAGAATCTGTTATTACTTTGATATATGCTGTTGCTATAGGGCTAAGTATGGCAGCCACTGCTATTGTAGCAAGGCGTGTGGGCGAAAAAGATATAAAAGGAGCTTCTAATGCAGCGGTTCAAGTGATATTTTTAGGGGTCTTTGTAGCTGCTATTATTAGTGTAATAGGTATACTGTACCCTAAGGAAATCTTAGGGCTTATGGGAGGCGAACCAGATCTTATTGCAGAAGGTTATGGATATACTCAAGTGCTTTTAGGGGGTAACATAACGATTATGTTACTGTTTTTAATCAACGCTATTTTTCGAGGTGCTGGTGATGCTTCAGTGGCCATGTGGACGTTAATTTTATCAAATGGGCTTAATATTATTTTGGATCCCATGTTCATTTTTGGTTTTGGACCAATTCCTGCTTTTGGGGTAGAAGGAGCTGCTATTGCAACGACCATAGGTCGTGGTACAGCTGTTATATTTCAATTAGCTATTTTATTTTTCGGATACAGTAAAATTAAAGTAGGAATTAAAGATTTGGTACTTCGTGTTGAGGTCATGTTTAATTTAATCAAAGTATCGCTTGGCGGTATAGGTCAGTTTTTAATAGGAACCTCTTCATGGGTATTTTTAATGCGTATTATGAGTGAGTTTGGTAGTGAAGTGTTAGCTGGATATACTATAGCCATTCGTGTAATGATGTTTACTTTAATGCCCGCATGGGGTATGAGTAATGCTGCTGCGACTTTAGTTGGACAAAATTTAGGAGCCCAAGAACCTAAACGTGCTGAATTATCGGTTTGGAAAACTGGAAAATATAGCGCTATTTTTATGGGGTTTGTCTCTATTATTTATTTGGTGTTTGCACCGCAAATAATCGTATTGTTTAATGCTACCCCAGATGTGGTTAAATACGGAAGTTTATGTTTGCGAGTGATTGCTGCTGGTTATATTTTTTATGGATATGGCATGGTCGTTATAAATGCTTTTAATGGAGCAGGAGACACTAAAACACCTACTTACATTAATTTTGTGTGCTTTTGGTTGTTACAATTACCTTTTGCATATGTGATGGCCATTACTTTAGATTTTGGACCATCAGGTGTGTTTTGGGCCATTACTTTAGCTGAAATATTAATAGCTGTTGTTGCAATTATCTGGTTTAAAAAAGGATATTGGAAAACAGTAAAAGTCTAG
- a CDS encoding DUF1801 domain-containing protein: MLKETDTYYLNISEPNRCTLLALRDVILDLDETIIEFLKYKIPCFEYGGKVFCYLWIDKETNKPSILMQEGKKLNHPDLEKTKHKQIEILRINPNEDLPIKKIISVLNTGLEFFKKE, encoded by the coding sequence ATGCTAAAAGAAACAGATACATATTATCTAAATATAAGTGAGCCTAATAGATGTACTTTGCTGGCACTAAGAGATGTTATTTTAGATCTGGATGAAACGATTATTGAATTTTTAAAATATAAAATACCTTGCTTTGAATATGGAGGTAAGGTATTTTGCTATTTATGGATTGATAAAGAAACAAATAAGCCTAGTATTCTTATGCAGGAAGGAAAAAAACTTAATCATCCGGATTTAGAAAAAACAAAACATAAACAAATTGAAATTCTTAGAATAAACCCAAATGAAGATTTACCAATTAAAAAGATTATTTCAGTTTTAAATACAGGATTAGAATTTTTTAAAAAAGAATAA
- a CDS encoding VOC family protein: MEQRLTIVGLGVDDLEVSNDFYENKFGWKKMKSSNDDISFFQLNGLLLSLYPREKLAEDAGVSHEGNGFKAFSLAFNTRTKEEVDELIQILEAKGVHIVKQPESVFWGGYSSYISDPDGNLWEIAFNPYLPLDEKGNTVEEA; this comes from the coding sequence ATGGAACAAAGATTAACAATAGTTGGATTAGGAGTGGACGATTTAGAGGTCTCAAATGATTTTTACGAAAATAAATTTGGTTGGAAAAAAATGAAATCGAGTAACGACGATATTTCTTTTTTTCAATTAAATGGGCTTTTACTGTCGCTTTATCCAAGAGAGAAGTTGGCAGAGGATGCCGGAGTTAGCCATGAGGGAAATGGCTTTAAAGCATTTTCTTTGGCTTTTAATACCAGAACAAAGGAAGAAGTAGATGAATTAATTCAAATATTGGAGGCAAAAGGGGTGCATATTGTAAAACAACCAGAAAGTGTTTTTTGGGGAGGTTATAGTAGTTATATTTCAGACCCAGACGGGAACCTATGGGAAATTGCTTTTAACCCTTATTTACCATTAGATGAAAAGGGAAATACAGTTGAAGAAGCATAG
- the rlmF gene encoding 23S rRNA (adenine(1618)-N(6))-methyltransferase RlmF — translation MKTNSNFHTNNKHKSGYDLDVLCASYPDLKLFVFENQYQTKTIDFADPKAVKALNTALLFAYYNIKFWEFPDTNLCPPIPGRVDYLHHLEDLLKQSNIHENIHVLDIGTGASCIYPILGNAEYNWSFVGTDIDEESLKCAQKIISKNKLESSISLRHQLNNSNILKGILKESDRFPAAICNPPFYKSETEALEATTRKLKGLNKNDDIDIVRNFSGTHNELWYKGGEKAFIHNYLYESSLFKEQCLWFTTLVSKKDLVRGMQVSLKKLGAKKIKIINMGQGNKISRIVAWTFK, via the coding sequence ATTAAAACGAATTCAAACTTTCACACAAACAATAAGCATAAATCTGGATATGATTTAGATGTTCTATGCGCTTCATATCCAGATTTAAAACTATTTGTATTTGAAAATCAATATCAAACCAAAACAATTGATTTTGCAGACCCTAAGGCCGTAAAAGCATTAAATACAGCATTATTATTTGCTTATTATAATATTAAATTCTGGGAATTCCCAGATACTAATTTATGTCCACCAATTCCTGGTCGTGTAGATTATTTACATCATTTAGAAGATCTTCTAAAACAATCAAATATCCATGAAAATATACATGTTTTAGATATAGGAACTGGAGCCAGTTGTATTTATCCTATACTTGGAAATGCTGAATATAACTGGAGTTTTGTAGGTACAGATATTGATGAAGAATCATTGAAGTGTGCCCAGAAAATTATATCAAAAAATAAACTGGAAAGCTCGATTTCACTAAGGCACCAACTTAATAATTCAAATATACTTAAAGGCATTTTAAAAGAATCAGATAGATTCCCAGCAGCTATTTGTAATCCCCCTTTTTATAAATCGGAAACAGAAGCTTTAGAAGCGACTACACGAAAACTAAAAGGTTTGAATAAAAATGATGACATTGATATAGTTAGAAATTTTTCAGGAACACATAACGAACTTTGGTACAAAGGTGGCGAAAAGGCGTTTATTCATAATTATTTATATGAAAGTTCTCTGTTTAAAGAGCAATGTCTTTGGTTTACAACATTAGTCTCAAAAAAAGATTTGGTAAGAGGGATGCAGGTGTCTCTAAAAAAGTTAGGAGCCAAAAAAATTAAGATCATAAATATGGGACAGGGTAATAAAATATCGCGTATTGTCGCATGGACGTTTAAGTAA
- a CDS encoding DUF2490 domain-containing protein: MKHYLTPFIFLLTITLSHSQTSPEDELGAWYTYFGNHRISNKISIVAGGQIWAYEPTTNLNLLLLKGGINYHINSKLKVELGYSFLDIDRSIQGLDGKHVYEYRISEQIAYKHKLSNLPIDHRLRLEQRLFNLRVGHSSKNRLRYRLGTKINLNKTLFIRANNEVIFHLEKDFFSENRLYGALGINLNKSCNLQLGHMYRYINDLNLHRLQISLFIKTDHRKKKV; this comes from the coding sequence ATGAAACATTACTTAACACCATTTATTTTTTTACTTACTATTACATTAAGTCACTCTCAAACTTCACCAGAAGACGAATTAGGTGCCTGGTATACTTACTTTGGAAACCACAGAATATCAAACAAAATAAGCATTGTTGCTGGTGGACAAATCTGGGCTTATGAGCCAACAACAAACCTTAATTTACTGCTTCTTAAAGGCGGCATCAATTATCACATAAATAGTAAACTAAAAGTTGAACTAGGCTATAGTTTTTTAGACATTGACAGAAGTATTCAAGGCTTGGATGGCAAACATGTATATGAATACAGGATATCTGAGCAAATTGCCTATAAACATAAGTTAAGTAATTTACCTATAGATCATCGATTGAGGCTTGAGCAGCGTTTATTTAATCTTAGGGTTGGTCATTCATCAAAAAATAGGTTAAGATATCGATTAGGAACAAAAATTAATCTAAACAAAACACTTTTCATCCGTGCAAATAATGAAGTCATTTTTCATCTTGAAAAAGACTTCTTTTCAGAAAACAGACTTTATGGCGCTCTTGGTATAAATCTTAATAAATCCTGTAATCTACAATTAGGCCATATGTACCGTTATATAAACGACTTAAATCTACACAGATTACAAATAAGCTTATTTATTAAAACGGATCACAGAAAGAAAAAAGTTTAA